The genomic segment TAAGATGCGTGCTATTGCGGCGTATCGTGAGGAGCTCAACTCACGGTTGCTCCAGCATGTGAGTGCCTGATTGGTCGTTTTGGGCACAGACGGCATTTACTGACGGCTCACAGGCAATTCATTTGAATCACTGGCATTCTCTACGGCGGCGTCTACGCCATGTTCAGAAGGAGAAACTAGCACTTCGTGATGAAATTATTCGTTTAAAGGGTGAGAGGGAACAGGTGGCACTGCGGATGGATGCTATTCGCGTCAAGCATGAAGCTGACAGTAAGGAATCCACGGTAAGTTCCTCCTTTGCAACCAACATTCTTCACACACTGACACAAAGTTAGTCACGCTTGAATGCCTCCTCTCTTATGCACGACATCGACCTGGCTGTGGAACAAGGCAGGGAAGCGCCGGAATTGCCTCCCAATGTTGAGAGAGAAGCCGACCTGGGCAACCTTGATTTGATTCTAGCTCAATTATCAGACCAGGTTAGCTCCACAAGCTCGACTGGCGGGTTACTCCAACAAGTACAAGATTTCAATGCATTTTTGGAACGGGCAGTCGCTGCACTTGAATCCGGATGAAAATATTACTTTATTGTTCGGATATTCTGCTTTTACGACACCAACTCAAACCCCGCCCCGGTTGCTTTCAACACAACAGGTTTATTGGATCTTTGCCTTGCTAAAGTCCATCTCGGGATGTTGCGCCTGGAACTTCTTCAGGATAtccgccttcttctgctcaTCTGACGTCGGCAAACCCTGCTCCTTCTGGCGCTGGTcaaacatcatcttctcaacCATGCCTCTCGTTTCGCCGTCGAGGTCTGAAAGCTTCGAGTTTTCGGGTTGAATCTTGGTCACATCGATGGCTGCGGTGCCCTGGATGACATTCGGCCACCACTCTTGTTTCCTCTTTGCGAGGAGGATTTCGACCGTCTTTGTGCCGTCGGGGTTTGTAGCCAAGGTCCATGTTGAGTCGTCGACCTTGATTTCTTGTGCAAGTTTGTTTTGCTTTCAAGGAATCAGTATGCGCAATATCAAAGAGACAGGTATGGAGGGTTGCTTCGAGATGCCTGGAAATATAGAACGGCTGCTCGGGTTTGTTGACGTACCTTGACACCGTCGACTTCCTCACCAATAACAGGCGTTTGGCCCTTGATACCTGCAGAGAGCTTGTCCTGggtgatgctgatgacgAGGTCTCTGGACTTGATGTTCCCAGGGACCGTGAATGTGACACTGAGTTCCTTGATATCCTGCTGCCATTTATAGGGAAGGGCAGCCTGCTCGGCGGCTTCTTTGGCACGAGATGCCGCTTCTTCGGCGGGAGTTGGTTCTGGGGTATTCTGATCAGCTCAGCTTTGGCAATGCCGGGCACTTGCCTAGCTGTGAGTAGGGTTGGTAGAGAAATAAACGAAAATTTAACACGTACCTTTGTGATCGGCCATTTCTGGTCTTGGGCTGAAGCAATACTCTGGACAACGCACCTAGCTGTGTTTTGAAGACGTCAACTTTGAATGATGGCAGGTGTGGAATAAAGTGGCGTGCCTTTGGGAGCCTTGCGATGGAGGGGCAGGTCTGGTAGCTTTCGATGTTCCGCCAACTTCCAGAGTTCCTTCCAACTGCAGGGGTGGCAACTGGCAACCACGCATCATTGGCTGACAAACCTCGAGCTGCATCAAAGCTCCCTCCAGCTATAACTTCACGAAACCACCATCCACAATCCTCAATTCCACCCCAACCGACCGGCATCACTGCGCTGCCCGTGCCCGGAGGCTTCGCCCTGAAGCTCCCAAGCCTCCCGACACGATCAAACATGTCGCGAAACGGCGTCTCAGTGCGCCATGCCTCATCCGCTGGTCTCGGCGCACCAAGCGACCAAGACGAGACATGTCCCGTGTGCAAGACCACCCGCTACTTCAACAGGGACATGGAATTCCTGATCAACCCAGAATGCTACCACCGGATGTGCAAAACCTGTGTCGAGCGAATCTTCAAGGACGGTCCCAACCAATGTCCCTACGCGACGTGCCACAAGACCCTCCGCCTCCGAGGCTTCAAGTCCGCCTTCTTCGCGGACCTCACCGTCGAGCGAGAAGTCGACATCCGCCGCCGAGTCGCCcaaatcttcaacaaggtAGAAGATGATTTTGAGGACCTGGACGCCTACAACAAATACCTAGAATACGTAGAAGACCTGACCTTCAAACTCGTAAGCGGGGAGCCGGAAGCAAAAACCGAAGCAGAAGGCGAACTAGCTGCCTGGGAAGCGCAGCACAAGGCCGAGATAGAGCGCAACAAGAAACTAGCACGAGAATCAGACGACGCGCGGAAAAAGCGGCTCGCGGCAGAACAAGACGCCGCACGACAACGACGGCTGCAAGACCTGAGAGAGGAAGCTGATGAGAAGGCTAGCGCGGCGCGGTTCCGCGAAGAGATGCTCAATTCACTACAAAGCGCAGAGATGGGGCAAGCCACGGAGACGATGGACAAGATCATGCTCAAGAAGAGAGGGCAGCAGAAGAGCTTTTCGGCGAGGGATACATTGGCCGGTGCGACGGGCGGGTTATCCATTCGTGGTTTGCGCGACAAGACGCGTGGTACGGCGGAGGAGAACAAGCCCTATGATCCGTTTGGGGGGCTGGATCTTACGCCTAGTAGAATTGATTTGGGAGGCGACAAGTTACGGGAGTATCATAGCGAGTGGATCGACGTGACGCGCTCTAAGAATGAGTATCTTGTCGGTGGGTATAGTGCTGATGAGTACATTTCGAGAGCGCTGTATGAGGCGTTTTCAGGGCTGGGCGTGTTTATTGCAGAGGATAAGGTTGATAGAGGGGTTTCTACAGCGGGTGCGAGGGACGCCGCTGTTGCGGATGGGAAGATGGACACAGATGATGTGTTTTAGGCTTGAGGAGCTTTTTATATATGCATGGGATGGCGTTCAGGTTGGGCGGCAAACGGGTGGCGTTTCGGAAGATACATTAATACATTTGGTCATGATTGTTTTGCAACTTTATCAAATTGTGACTTGGTATGAAGGTAAAAGatgactacctaggtaggtagctaATTGATACAACCTGCCCATGTACTCGATAGCCACTACTCGCTTGAAAAGGCCATTCCACCGCTTCCTATCCTATCCAACAACGCCTCGCTGATGCGAATACCTGAGATTGACAAGTAAGACTAGAAATTGATAACAATACTAAGGAAGGA from the Pochonia chlamydosporia 170 chromosome 6, whole genome shotgun sequence genome contains:
- a CDS encoding CS-like domain-containing protein (similar to Metarhizium robertsii ARSEF 23 XP_007824271.1) — encoded protein: MADHKEPTPAEEAASRAKEAAEQAALPYKWQQDIKELSVTFTVPGNIKSRDLVISITQDKLSAGIKGQTPVIGEEVDGVKQNKLAQEIKVDDSTWTLATNPDGTKTVEILLAKRKQEWWPNVIQGTAAIDVTKIQPENSKLSDLDGETRGMVEKMMFDQRQKEQGLPTSDEQKKADILKKFQAQHPEMDFSKAKIQ
- a CDS encoding CDK-activating kinase assembly factor MAT1 (similar to Metarhizium acridum CQMa 102 XP_007810352.1); this translates as MSRNGVSVRHASSAGLGAPSDQDETCPVCKTTRYFNRDMEFLINPECYHRMCKTCVERIFKDGPNQCPYATCHKTLRLRGFKSAFFADLTVEREVDIRRRVAQIFNKVEDDFEDLDAYNKYLEYVEDLTFKLVSGEPEAKTEAEGELAAWEAQHKAEIERNKKLARESDDARKKRLAAEQDAARQRRLQDLREEADEKASAARFREEMLNSLQSAEMGQATETMDKIMLKKRGQQKSFSARDTLAGATGGLSIRGLRDKTRGTAEENKPYDPFGGLDLTPSRIDLGGDKLREYHSEWIDVTRSKNEYLVGGYSADEYISRALYEAFSGLGVFIAEDKVDRGVSTAGARDAAVADGKMDTDDVF